The following coding sequences lie in one Zingiber officinale cultivar Zhangliang chromosome 2B, Zo_v1.1, whole genome shotgun sequence genomic window:
- the LOC122046447 gene encoding L-ascorbate oxidase-like, which yields MAAAAARPSFCSLIAKPLLFPLLLLLFLSPSQLALSKVHLHKWDISYQFKSPDCMKKLAITVNGETPGPTIYAQQGDTVVVQVNNSLVTENTAIHWHGIRQIGTPWFDGTEGVTQCPILPGDTFVYRFTVDRPGTYLYHAHYGMQRSAGLYGLIQVAVPDGVAEPFAYDYDRSIVLNDWWHNSTQEQATGLTSIPIVWVGEPQSILINGRGSFNCSLSGPNQVCNATNPECSPFVLAVVPGKTYRLRIASFSSLSAFNFEIEGHNLTVVEADGHYAKPFVVENLTIYSGETYSVLFTADRDPGRNYWLAVNVVSRKPGTPVGTGILNYYSNHPRRLPPSSPPSGPPWNDTDYRFNQSKALRSHPAYVHPPPPAVDRSLLLLNTQNKVEGRVRWSINNVSFNMPHTPYLIALKKGLRHAFDQAPAPETYDYRSYDIYINQTNPNATISTSIYRLEFNSTVDVVLQNANMMNPNTSDTHPWHLHGHDFWVLGFGMGKFVPGTDEKEFNLVDPIMKNTVAVHQYGWTAIRFRADNPGAWAFHCHIESHFFMGMGVVFAEGVDRVGRLPTSIMGCGHS from the exons atggccgccgccgccgcccgccCCAGCTTCTGCTCGCTCATAGCCAAGCCTCTGTTGTTCCCGCTGCTGCTGTTGCTGTTCCTGTCGCCATCGCAATTAGCGCTCTCCAAAGTCCACCTGCATAAATGGGACATCTCCTACCAGTTCAAGTCCCCGGATTGCATGAAGAAGCTGGCGATCACCGTCAACGGCGAAACACCGGGCCCTACCATCTACGCCCAGCAGGGCGACACCGTCGTCGTTCAAGTCAACAACAGCCTGGTCACCGAGAATACGGCCATCCATTGGCACGGCATCCGCCAG ATCGGAACGCCTTGGTTCGACGGGACGGAGGGCGTGACGCAGTGCCCGATCCTGCCCGGAGACACTTTCGTCTACAGATTTACCGTCGATCGA CCGGGAACTTACCTCTACCATGCTCACTACGGGATGCAAAGGTCTGCGGGGCTCTACGGCCTGATCCAGGTAGCCGTGCCGGACGGCGTCGCCGAGCCGTTCGCCTACGACTACGATCGCAGCATCGTCCTCAACGACTGGTGGCACAATAGCACCCAGGAACAGGCCACTGGCCTCACCTCCATCCCCATTGTCTGGGTGGGAGAGCCTCAG TCTATCTTGATCAACGGAAGAGGAAGCTTCAACTGCTCTCTCTCGGGGCCAAATCAAGTTTGCAACGCGACCAACCCCGAGTGCTCGCCCTTCGTCCTCGCCGTCGTCCCCGGCAAGACTTACCGCCTTCGGATCGCGAGCTTCAGCTCCCTCTCGGCTTTCAACTTCGAAATCGAG GGGCACAATTTGACGGTGGTGGAAGCGGACGGGCACTACGCGAAGCCCTTCGTCGTCGAGAATCTCACCATCTACTCCGGCGAGACCTACTCCGTGCTGTTCACCGCCGACCGAGACCCCGGGCGCAACTACTGGCTCGCCGTCAATGTGGTCAGCCGGAAACCAGGTACTCCGGTGGGAACCGGCATCCTCAATTACTACTCAAACCACCCCAGAAGGCTGCCGCCGAGCTCGCCTCCGTCTGGGCCTCCGTGGAATGACACTGATTACCGGTTCAACCAAAGCAAGGCCCTCCGGTCACACCCGGCCTACGTCCACCCGCCGCCGCCGGCTGTCGATCGCAGCCTTCTCCTACTCAACACGCAGAACAAGGTGGAGGGTCGCGTCAGGTGGTCGATCAACAACGTGTCGTTCAACATGCCCCACACGCCGTACCTGATCGCGCTGAAGAAGGGCCTGCGCCACGCGTTCGACCAAGCGCCGGCACCGGAGACCTACGACTACAGGAGCTACGATATCTACATCAACCAGACGAATCCCAACGCCACGATCTCGACGTCGATCTACAGACTGGAGTTCAACTCGACGGTGGACGTGGTGCTGCAGAACGCGAACATGATGAACCCCAACACCAGCGACACGCACCCGTGGCACCTGCACGGCCACGATTTCTGGGTGCTGGGCTTTGGGATGGGGAAGTTCGTGCCGGGGACGGACGAGAAGGAGTTCAATCTGGTGGATCCGATCATGAAGAACACGGTGGCGGTGCACCAGTACGGGTGGACGGCAATCCGATTCCGGGCGGATAACCCCGGCGCGTGGGCATTCCATTGCCACATCGAGTCACATTTCTTCATGGGAATGGGCGTGGTGTTCGCCGAGGGTGTGGACAGGGTCGGCAGGCTGCCGACCTCCATTATGGGCTGTGGCCATTCTTGA